From Amycolatopsis sp. YIM 10, the proteins below share one genomic window:
- a CDS encoding response regulator, with product MIRVLVVEDDPVVAEAHRRYVERVAGFTVVAVVHSGGDALRTCEKMPVDLVLLDFFLPDSHGLAVCRALRAAGVAVDVIAVTSARDLAVVKAAVSVGVVQYLLKPFTFASLREKLERYARFRDRFTESGEVSGQADVDGVLATLRSPDHHALPKGMSAQTLEAITEALATAAEGLSAGAAATVVGVSRVTARRYLEYLADSGLARREPHYGQVGRPEVWYRSA from the coding sequence GTGATCCGCGTACTGGTGGTCGAAGACGATCCGGTGGTGGCCGAGGCGCACCGGCGTTATGTGGAGCGCGTGGCGGGCTTCACCGTGGTCGCCGTGGTGCACTCCGGCGGTGACGCGCTGCGGACCTGCGAGAAGATGCCGGTCGACCTGGTGCTGCTGGACTTCTTCCTGCCGGACAGCCACGGCCTGGCGGTGTGCCGGGCGCTGCGGGCCGCCGGGGTGGCGGTGGACGTGATCGCGGTGACCTCCGCGCGGGACCTGGCGGTGGTGAAGGCGGCGGTGTCCGTCGGCGTGGTGCAGTACCTGCTCAAGCCGTTCACCTTCGCCTCGCTGCGGGAGAAGCTGGAGCGGTACGCGCGCTTCCGTGACCGGTTCACCGAGTCCGGTGAGGTCAGCGGACAGGCCGATGTGGACGGTGTGCTGGCCACGCTGCGCTCCCCGGACCACCACGCGCTGCCCAAGGGCATGAGCGCGCAGACGCTGGAGGCGATCACCGAGGCGCTGGCCACCGCGGCCGAGGGCCTGTCGGCGGGTGCGGCGGCCACCGTGGTCGGGGTGTCGCGGGTGACCGCGCGGCGGTACCTGGAGTACCTGGCCGACAGCGGGCTGGCGCGGCGGGAACCGCACTACGGCCAGGTCGGCCGCCCGGAGGTCTGGTACCGCTCGGCATGA
- a CDS encoding ATP-binding protein — protein sequence MSNRWSLARQLLLVQVVLVAALVGGGVTLAYVDAERATDDRATEEVTTVAVTVADSPSVRTAVLGPDPSAELQPFAERVRADTGVDFITIMDTGGIRYTHPNPALIGQPFVGNTAAALRGEVLTETYTGTLGPSKRVVVPVTAEPGRVIALVSVGITVSTISAELRERVLTVLAVAGLVLAVGFAGSLLVSARLKRQTRGVAPAELSAMFDYHEAVLHAVREGLVLIDSRGNIALINDGARTLLGLPEDVQGTPVAETGLPGELVAALLSGEPRSDEIHVTDTGVLLLSAQPVRSRERSLGSVVTIRDHTELQTLTGELDTVRGFAESLRSQAHESANRLHTVVSLVEMGQLEEAVRFATAELEVAQQLTDQVVGAVSEPVLAALLLGKAAEASERGAELTLTPDTAMDSGTGELDTRDLVTILGNLVDNAIDAAIAGAANGRPTVSVTVRQEDGELLLRVADTGPGIDPDSAEEVFRRGWSSKPSDGPAGRGLGLALVGQAVRRHGGTIEVSRDVGAVFTVRLPERGDR from the coding sequence GTGTCGAACCGGTGGAGCCTCGCGCGTCAGTTGCTGCTCGTGCAGGTGGTGCTGGTCGCGGCCCTGGTCGGCGGCGGGGTGACGCTGGCCTATGTGGACGCCGAGCGGGCGACCGACGACCGGGCCACCGAGGAGGTCACCACGGTGGCGGTGACCGTGGCGGATTCGCCGAGCGTGCGGACCGCGGTGCTGGGCCCGGATCCGAGCGCCGAGTTGCAGCCGTTCGCCGAGCGGGTCCGCGCGGACACCGGGGTCGACTTCATCACGATCATGGACACCGGCGGCATCCGCTACACCCATCCGAACCCGGCGCTGATCGGGCAGCCGTTCGTCGGCAACACCGCGGCCGCGCTGCGCGGCGAGGTGCTCACCGAGACCTACACCGGCACGCTCGGACCGTCCAAACGCGTCGTGGTGCCGGTGACCGCCGAGCCGGGCCGGGTGATCGCGCTGGTCAGCGTCGGTATCACGGTCAGCACGATCAGCGCGGAGCTGCGCGAGCGGGTGCTCACCGTGCTCGCGGTGGCCGGACTGGTGCTGGCGGTCGGTTTCGCGGGCAGCCTGCTGGTCAGCGCGCGATTGAAACGGCAGACGCGGGGCGTGGCACCGGCCGAGCTGAGCGCGATGTTCGACTACCACGAAGCCGTGCTGCACGCCGTGCGCGAGGGCCTGGTGCTGATCGATTCGCGCGGCAACATCGCGCTGATCAACGACGGCGCGCGGACGCTGCTGGGGCTGCCCGAGGACGTTCAGGGCACGCCGGTCGCCGAGACCGGCCTGCCCGGGGAACTGGTCGCGGCGCTGCTGTCCGGCGAACCGCGGTCCGACGAGATCCACGTGACCGACACCGGCGTGCTGCTGCTCAGCGCGCAGCCGGTGCGCTCGCGCGAGCGGTCGCTCGGCAGCGTGGTGACCATTCGCGATCACACCGAACTCCAGACGCTGACCGGGGAACTGGACACCGTGCGCGGATTCGCCGAGTCGCTGCGGTCGCAGGCGCACGAGTCGGCGAACCGGCTGCACACCGTGGTGTCGCTGGTGGAGATGGGGCAGCTGGAGGAGGCGGTGCGGTTCGCCACCGCCGAACTGGAGGTCGCGCAGCAGCTCACCGACCAGGTGGTCGGCGCGGTGTCGGAGCCGGTGCTCGCGGCACTGCTGCTGGGCAAGGCGGCGGAGGCGAGCGAACGCGGTGCCGAGCTGACACTCACCCCGGACACCGCGATGGACTCCGGCACCGGCGAGCTGGACACCCGGGATCTGGTGACCATTCTCGGCAACCTGGTGGACAACGCGATCGACGCGGCGATCGCCGGCGCGGCCAACGGCAGGCCAACGGTTTCGGTCACCGTGCGCCAGGAGGACGGCGAGTTGCTGCTGCGGGTGGCCGACACCGGTCCGGGCATCGATCCGGACAGCGCCGAGGAGGTGTTCCGCCGCGGCTGGTCGAGCAAGCCGTCCGACGGCCCGGCCGGGCGCGGGCTGGGGCTCGCGCTGGTCGGCCAGGCGGTGCGCCGCCACGGCGGCACGATCGAGGTCTCGCGTGACGTCGGCGCGGTGTTCACCGTGCGCCTGCCCGAGCGGGGTGACCGGTGA